The following is a genomic window from Rubrobacter aplysinae.
GCGCCCCAGGGGGCTGTAGGCGACGAACCCGATGCCGAGCTCGCGGCAGGTGGGGAGTATCTCGTCCTCCACGTCCCGGGTGAACAGCGAGTACTCGGTCTGTAGAGCAGAGATAGAGTGCACCGCGTCCGCCCGCCGGATGGTCTCCGGGGCGGCCTCCGAGAGCCCGAGGTGACGCACCTTGCCAACCTCGACGAGCTCGGACATCGCGCCGACGGTCTCCTCTATGGGCACCTCGGGGTCCACCCGGTGCTGGTAGTAGAGGTCTATGTGATCCACGCCGAGCCTCTCGAGGGAGGCGTCGCAGGCCTGCCTGACGTACTCGGGACGGCCGTTCACGCCAACCCAGCTACCGTCCTCGCGGCGCTGGTTGCCGAACTTGGTCGCCAGCGTCACCTCGTCGCGCCGGCCAGAGATCGCCCGCCCCACCAATCGCTCGTTGGTGAAAGGCCCGTACATGTCCGCGGTATCCAGAAAGTCGATACCGAGCTCCAGGGCCCGGTGTATGGTGGCCTCGGCCTCGGTCTCATCCGTGGTGCCGTAGAACTCGCTCATCCCCATGCAACCCAGCCCCATCCGGGAGACGGTAAGCCCGCCGAGGTCTCTGTGTCCCAGTCTCTGACTCAATCTCTTCT
Proteins encoded in this region:
- a CDS encoding aldo/keto reductase; protein product: MGHRDLGGLTVSRMGLGCMGMSEFYGTTDETEAEATIHRALELGIDFLDTADMYGPFTNERLVGRAISGRRDEVTLATKFGNQRREDGSWVGVNGRPEYVRQACDASLERLGVDHIDLYYQHRVDPEVPIEETVGAMSELVEVGKVRHLGLSEAAPETIRRADAVHSISALQTEYSLFTRDVEDEILPTCRELGIGFVAYSPLGRGFLTGQYRSVEDLPEDDTRAERFPRFQGENFQKNLHLADRVREIAAEKDVTPGQLALAWLLHQGDDVVPIPGTKRRKYLEENAGAADIELSESDLARIDEAAPRGAAAGDRYADMGSVNR